TTCTCCCTTCATTATGACTAGAGATGCCTGTAGTGGATGGAACTCCTTGTGGCAATTAATCTGGAAAACAAAGGATCATCCCAAATTTCAGGTTTTTATATGGAAATTACTGAAGGGAGGCATCGCCACCAAAGAGAATCTGAGTCATTTTTTGAATATTGATAATACCCATTTTCTTAGTACAGAACAGGGAGATTGATTGGCACTTATTTCTATCATGTCATTTTTTCAAGCATATATGGGACGCAAGTATGTTGGGAATCAGATCTGAATTCTTCCAAGCTCCCTCTATAGGTGATATCTTGAATACCTTCATAGTAACTGACCATTCCCTTATTATTGATAAAAGCTTTTTTATTAGTCTTTGCAGTCGCATGTTAGTTTCTTTGGTGAGTAGAAACCAATGTCATTTCTCAAAACCATGTTAAACCATATAAAGTTTTCGATAACATAAATAGATGGATTGCCGAACTGAACATGTGTAGACATAGTTTGAATGACCCTCCTGTTTCTACGCCGAGATCCTCCTATGCCTATTATGGATTACCTCGAGCTTACACAATATAGTAGGGCAACTATTGTTTGTGACTGGAAGTTTTATCAAAGCTACTTGTTAAGCAGGTTAAGCATTTGTTATTATTCTTGACAAGAATTTTATCACAGCTTCTATTTACAGGGAGTCCATAGGAACTAGAAGCCAGGGTATTACTCAAAGAACTTCTAAAAGCGAGATTTTTAAATATAGACATCGTCGACATTTGGATTGATTGTCAGGACCTGGTGATGCGGATTAACCAAGGATCTTGCCAATGGCCATGGGACATATTTCAATTTTGCTGCATATCAAAACTCTTTTGAACAGCTTTAGTTCTGTATGTATTAACAAGGATAGATCCTTCATTATTCCTGTCCATAAACTTGCTACTAATGCTAGAATAAGTAGaatatttctattttctgtttaatgCATCTTTTCTGGATTTCAAAAAAAACAGGGAGCGAAGAGGGGCTTAGTTCACTCTCATATTCTGAGACATTAACATTCTGAAAGAGTTGTATtgattttattaaaaacaaaacGAAATCCACATGAGGAACAAAACATAGGGTATGAACATCTTTAACTGAATAAAATATTGCTCTTGCAAATCCAACAGTCCAGACAACTTGGAATCTAAATGATCTAGCAAGAAAAAACCTAAGGGTCAAAATGCAAAGGAAATAGGGTAAGGAGATCAAGACCCTTATGAAATGCTTGTTTCAGTTTCTTTCTTGTGTTTCTCCCCTTCAAACCTGTCAATGGCCACCTGCAACTCATCGGTACCCCCAACAGCCCTCATAGTGTAGAAATAAACCCCAAAGACAAACCCTGTTAAGCTCCCAGCTACAATCAGGTTCTTCATCTTGGGTGCAAGGCTGCCAAACCTCAAAAGCCCAGACATCCTGGAGGTGTTCAGACTTCTGTTGCCCTTAAAACTGCAAGAAGATTCAGGAAATCAATAGGTTGttgaaaaacaaagccaatTAGTGACAACTATCTATATCATCACTCATCAGAATTCTCTCCCAAGGGCAATACCAACTTAGCACTCATTTTATTCAGGATGAGTGTTCTCATGGGATTCACTGAGAGCTCGTCTATAAGCGGGAAAGAAGCCCTGAGGAGCTCTCTGTGAAAGCACAGTACCCCTATGTTCAGTCCCGAGTCATACAACCAGGATCTCTCACAACAATTCCATCTCATGGAGGCATAACCCCGTTCGTTTCAACCTGTTGTAAGAGGATTCACCCTGTAATTTTGTACAGCTAATTTTAGATCTCCTAACCCCTAAATGGCAGCTATACGCTGAATCTCCTGACTCAAAAAGTCCCTGCCCCTCATTAATACCTTTCATCCCAATTAGAAATGGTTTAACCAATTCCAAATCAAGACCCGCATGCTGCCAGAAGCTCAAAATAGGAGAAGGTAGTACTCAGCACCCTAGGAGTATGCAAGGGAACTTGGTGAGCACTCAGGACCACTGACACCTCCTAATGATTGGCTAAGACTGGAACAAAAACCAGGAGCAATAGAAGACACAGGAAGAGAtgcaaaaaaaggaaagggacTACGAATGGAAGGCGAAAACCAGGAGCAACAGAATACGAAGGAGGAGCcacaaaacaaaggaaagggaCTAAGAATGGAAGGCAAAAACCAAGAGCAACGGAAGACATAGGAAGAGGCACAAAACAAAGGGACGAGACTAAGGAAGTGgtaatagaagaagaacaagctACATCAGAGTCAGGCCTTAAAACATCACCGGTTCAGTGTCCTGACCACATAGATCTGGTGAGCTtgtgttaaattatgtacaccagaataccatgggtcttttgggtgttttatttatacTTTATTTATGTACTGCCAACTCTCTTAGTAGAGTAGGCTAGAGTAGGGGTAATTCTATCCTTTTGTAATCTcattcattattataaatagagagcttgactgatgtatgaatagttaaatacacattttataagtactaaaagacataataacaaatttaaacaaagtaatgaaacaaaaataaaatcaaatgtagcatttagtttaaactttaaattcataaagtcataagtgcataagtttataagtcataactcataaactccataaaagAAACTCCATAAAAGtcattagttcaatactcaatagtcaatacacaaagtcacaactcacaaggcTCACAACTGTCATAAAACAAATCCTAGTAATAATTGCTATGCCTTCCtagatcgaccccactcatgctCCGCTAGAGTCGAcatccattgctctctgtctgAAGGACATTCatggaccacggtatagtttcAGAGAAGAAACGTGTAGCCATCCACATTTGCCATGTAAATTCCGAAATACCCCGAAATTTCTCGAAATTTCGctgaaatttgaacttttttcattttgtatggCCATTTCGTCTCGGTAGTATCAAGATTTCCCAAATATGCTGATATATCGATAATATTTtgcgaaatcttgaaccatgcttACTGCAGCTTACCTAATTAATAGGATGCCTACTCGTGTCCTTGCCTCTCGTACCCCGGCTGAGCTATTACATGACTCATCCTCCTTTATAGTTCCGCCTAAGGTGTTTGGCAGTGTTTGTTATGCTCGGGATACTAGATCCCCTGGTAAGCTTAAATCTCGTGGACTCcattgcatttttttgggttactctgccacccaaaaggggtacaagtgttacTATCCACCTGCTCAACGTACtatggtgagtatggatgttgtttttcatgaacatCTTTCATATTATTCGTCCCCACTTTTTCAGGGAGAGAGCTTTAGTGAAAATGTGCTGACTATAGAGGCCCCCTTCAATATATTCAGGATGAGTGGGGATCCCATATAGGGGGAGACTACAGAGATAAATAATAATGACATTCAAATTTAGGGAGAACAAACTCCTGTTTAGAAAACTATTAGTGAATTttagaggaggattgatgattCTACTATGAAGGTATATCTAAACAGTCGTACCAGAAataagcagcttcaatccactacaTCACCAATGCCCATCCCGGATCCAGGCCTACCCTTCCATCTGGTGAGatcctaatgtagtcctaggtagaagtcccactaggaaccaggagAATAGGATcacttaacaaggctggccgattgagacagcttaggctaattagggcagaaattagggttagggttgagtaaTGGTAATGGGGCTTATGGGGTTTTATTATGCAGGTCTAGGAGGCTTTAATGGCATATAAATATTAAAGTTTAGGAAGGTTCAAAAATTCTGCAATCCTGGGTAGAAACGAGTTGTAGGTTTTAGGTTTACTGGAGTGGGGAATGGACGGAttgtagtggagactaagggctaggtttaaggtcgagtgtagggagaggtgtggattaggttagaggatgaagaggggaaggatatatgtaggaaattaaaattacttactggtttgatctccttcaatggcagcagcagcagcagcttgaagaagctcgattgaataagaagaagaaccccccgatctacaagatgcaaggagtcgattggagcccaccaatcccttcaccttgatattacccacaaggtagccttgatattacttacaaggttcactcaacaaagcagagcagcagctatggcagcaaacaaaagccttttcattaattaaattcgtattcaatgctgacctcccttacaaacttatatagaagactcaaaaatagacttagacactaaaaaggaatggcctaacccaatccttaacctattagctaacttaaactgactaggaaactgaaatagactcaaaatagagtcctaatccagcccaactaaacaactaaaagaaaaactaataaaatcacgtAAATCGAACCATTGGTCGAActagttcaatttaaaacaccaaataaaaagctaagtatggaaataaaactaagtatgggagctaatcccgtatgcaacctatttacccatattttaggcccataaaagtggcctattacattagaaacccatgggatcaaagacccaacatgtatgtaacccaaccttagacttattcctaataaaagaagcccagtttggtgataaatctgcattaGATCCCTTCTCCTGGGTTACCTATTGCCCTTTGCAAAAGTACTAGGGCttgtactcagcatcccatatctcatgttattttatataactctctttctccatctttctgtgcttctctttcttctatgtatattcctcaaaattggcaggaagctctgacagatggaaagtggaaggcagccataatggaagaaataacagccttaaagaaaaatgatacatgggagcttgtggttcttccattAGGGAAAagaccagttggatgtaagtaggtttttgtggtgaaacagaaggtcgATGGCTCTGTGGATAAATATAAGGCACGACTtgtggcaaaggggttcactcagacacacgggattgactaccaggagacctttgcaccagttgAAAAGCTGAATACTATCAGAGTATTGTTGTCTTGTACCGAGAACTTGCGGTGGGATCTCCAATAGCTGGATATAAAGAATGAAATTCTCAATGGAAAActagatgaggaggtgtatatagATATttcaccagggttctcttgtgacaaaaccTAAGGcaaagtgtgcaagttgaaACGTGCActctatgggctgaagcaatcacctTGAGCTTGGTTTGggcgatttcacaaggctatgatttatGTAAGTTATAGACAGAGTAAAGTTGATCATACTCTGTTTATAAAAAAGGTTGATCAGAAGATcaccattctcatagtctatgttgatgacattgttgtaatcggaaatgatggtgatgaaatCAGTCGGCTAAAGGCTTTTCTTGGATAGGAGTTTGAAATCAAGGATTTGAGGTACTTCCTTGGAATGGAAGTTGTCAGGTCttgaaatagaatctttctctcCCAACAGAAGTATATCTTAGATTTGTTGTCAGAAACtagtttgttaggatgtcatccTTTcaatactcctatggatgctaatgttCGACTTAAagaagagggtgaacctgttgataagggccggtaccaaaggttggtagggaagctgatttatctctcacatactCATCTAGACATTGCCATCGCAATGAAtcttgtgagccagttcatgcatgatccctactatTCTCATAtagaggttgttcttcgtatcctacactacttgaagtcagccctTGGAAAGGGCATTTGGTTGTTTATGCATAATCATCTACGGCAAGAGGCCtatactgatgttgattgggctggttctcctgatcgcaagtctatctctgggtactgCAGCTTTGTAGGTAGTAATCTCATCACTTGGCGCAGCAGGAAGCAAAATGTGGTAGCTCATTGTAATGTTGAAGCAGAcattcgtgctatggcacaaggcatctGTGAGTTGTTATGGCTTAAGGGTTTActgcaagatcttggtgttcctgttaGTTTTCTTAtgatgtattgtgacaacaaagctgcaattagcattgcacatgatccagtacagcatgatcgcactaaacatgttgaggttgacaaacatttcatcaaagagaagttcgAAGGAGGGGtaatttgtattccttttgtgaagtctgcagatcagctagctgatattttcactaagggattgtcagaaaaagtgtttcatcctattgtggtcaagttgggcatgtttgacatttatgctccaacttgagagggagtgttgaattatgtacaccagaataccccatcttttgggtgttttatttatgtaCTACCAACTTTCTTAGTAAAGTCTACTAGAATAGGGGCAATTATGTCCTTCTATAATCTcattcattattataaatagatagCTTGACTGATTtctttgatcattcaagcattgaATTCTAAACTGTTCTGCTAACAGCTTGAATGGATGTCATTGGAAAACCCAACCCTGACCAAAAGGAGTTAAAATCAATACGAAAATCCAAATGGGAAAAGTATGGCATGTCAGCATAAGATTGTGATGTGCTGAGAGCTTCACATTggtgatgcaaattcatcaccaaatagggcttgtttgcttaggaataagtctagggttaggttatatacatgttggacctttgatcccatgggttttctacgtaataggccacttttatgggcctaaaatatgggtaattagatTGCATACGGGATTCCTTCCTTAGTTTTACTTTTATGTAATTaatgatcatgtgacttggttaagtggtcatgtaactatttaagttgggttggattgggactctataagtccaaccatgttttgagtctatttcctttgttatttcactttctcagtcagtttaggttacctaataggttaaagattgggttaggcctttcctttttagtataagagtctatttttgagtcttttatataaagttgtaatggggcaagtattgaacacaaattttgatattaatgaaaagtttttgttgctcttcttctccattgaaaatttttttcttgtgtttgatcaaagctagtgggattggtgtttgatccgattgacaccttgcgtaGGAAGCTCGGGTGGTTCCTTGGTGGGATtgatgtttgatccaatcgacacattgcggtgtgaagcccgggtggttcctTTGAAGATCTCTTTTTCAAGTTTCAGTTCaatattcaatttttattcaagtttatCAAGCAAACAAGTTGCTGCCAAGACAATTCTGCAACCATAatcctggttgattggctcctagttggtatCCTACCAATCTTGGGCTACATTACTTGGTGGTTCGGTAACAGAATCCTCAAGCTCCAGAAATGTTTCCTGGGGTCAAATCACAGGAAAAAATTGGGCATCATAGAAAGCGACAAGAAGATTTGGAGATGTAAAAGTAAAGCTGCAACCAGCAATACAACCACCTAAATGATATTGCCAAACTAGAATTTCAGAAGCATATATCCAAGTGATCCTAGACACAAATATCAAGAATAGAAAAGGAGATCTCTTCCTAATTCCAATCTGTTACGAGCTATACTTTATCTGTTATCGTGCATATAAAATTGCGCAATGAAGTAAGATTGCTCTAGTCAGCAAACGGAAAAAATATGAGAAGATTATCAAATTTAAAAACCTCAACCCTTGCCGGATTAAAGAGATAGGAGGGGATTCCTTGCATACCAATTCAGGAGGCTACAAAGATCATTTACAAGAGGTCTCGCTAGAAATTTCCATCTTCGAGAAACCAGAGCAAATGGAAGAAAGCAAAATTTCTAGTTGAAGATAGGGGAAAGGAACAGAGGAACACTTAATGGAAAACttaaaaatcaaaccgaaatgCTGAACTTCAGTAAtctttaaaacagtaaaatatatcatcaagAGTAAAGTAAAGTATCAACTATCAAGTATCAAAACACTCATAAATCCAAATATAAAATTGTTCTTGTTCAATCATAATCAATCTTAACAAATCAGCTGCTAGTTTTTGTTGCTACTGCCCTATAGAATCAATAGGCCTCTGACCAAAGTCATCCATCAAAAGCTAAAAACAGAAGCATATGCAATGGGATTAAATTAGTGCAAAAGCAGAATAGAAATGAAACCAGCACAGGCAATGAGATAAATTTGACCATAGAAAAACATTTTGATTTCTGCACAGAGAAGAGAATTGAAACATTTCGACAGTTAACTAAATCAAATCCCTACTTTAAAGCTAACTAAATCGAATCCCCAGTTTACAACTAACTAAATCAAAACCGCAGTTTAGAACTTTACATTGATACATTCCAATTGTCAACTTTAcactattttctctcattctcaaaAGCATGTAAGATATATATGAATGTAAAAAATTTTGGCCCCATTTGGTTGCACTCCCATTCCGTCAAAACTTTCTTGACACAAAGTGTACTTTTTTGATGATGTGATTCAAATGggtctctttctttcttggtcTTAGAGCAAAACTAAAGCTTATATCCCAATCATTATTCTGGTGATGTGATTTGGAATCAAGAtatcttgtttcttctttgttttttaactcAATTAGAAGTTAGAAATGTGGGTGTCGGTCAAAAAAGGCATCTGTTGCATGAGGTTCATGGTCTTGAAGACATAGCAAAAGCTCAATGCACTAGTGTCTTGTGTGGCGTGCAGGGAGGGAAAAAGAGCAAAAGAGAGCCTCTGCTTTGCTCTACTTGGACGACTCCACATGACTATGCTAACTACCTTGGTCCAGGCTTCCAACACatggaatattttattttattgaattttctcCTATTCGGTTTCACATCCAAAAAGGAGATGAAACACTAAATTCTATACCAACAGGGTACAAGAATCAAACTTGAGAAACAGAATCCTCCAACCTTGATCCCCAATGATTCAAATTACTAAAGGACTCAAAAGTAAACAATGCAAAGTTCTTATCCTCAATGACTCACAAACCAACTCACCAAAATGAAATCCTGGTTAGGCCTTACCATGCCAGACCTATAAAGGGTACCCCAGTATTGCAGTTCAAAATATGTCTGAAAAACCTGAAACCCTGATTAGGCCTTACCAAGCCTGACCTCTCAAGGGTACCCCAATATTGCTGTTCGAATTAATGTCTGAGAAAAGTGGGGCTGATATGCATAAGAATGGTCTCAATGTTCTGTTTCAGAAATCATTTCATTGAACTTCTTGTTACATGACCATCATCATTATCAAGTGATGAGAAAGCCATACCACTTGCCACAGGAAAAGAAAGCAGTTGTATGATTTAGCTCAAAAACAGTACATCATGGGCTTCTAGCTCCATCAATGTATAGAACTCAATCATTTAGAAGATCAAGAAAAGCTCTAGCAACAGCAGCACCAATAAAAGTTCCCTCCCCTGTTTCCATGCCATCTTGGGAAGAACCCAAAAATAATAGGTCAGGTCTGCTGCCATCAGAATAACAACATGATCCCTTCCAAGTCACAGGGTTCCTAACCTATTAGACTACTCTCTGAATGCTAAGACTAGACTTAACTTTCTAAGCTCCAGTATATTTTTACTGGTCAGCTACTCTCTCCATGAGAGAATCTAGAACGAGAAAGCTTTCAATCATAAGCCAACATCTTCATCCTTATGACTCCCATAGAACTCCAAAGGCTAACTCCTACCAAGCAATCTTCTGCCATAATTTCAACCAAACAAGAATACATTCCACTATTCCAGCAATGAATCACCTCTAAGCTCAAATGCATCTAGAGTAGAATCATCACCATTCAATATGAAGAAAAGTACATACAGATTAAACAAATGAGATTTTCCAATTAATAGAATGTctactagaagaaaaaaaaaaccctaaaattagtGAAGAACTAAATCCATAAGCATTAAACCCTGAGTATACAATAGGGGTGCCAAttggtcgggttgggctgggcctgccctaaaccctaacccaaccctagaggccttaatctaaaccctaacccaacccaaccctggcagggcctaAGAATCCCTCAACCCAgtccgaccctgccagggttttccctaacccgacccggccttgattgaccctgatagggtcaggcagggtcgggttggccctgattgaccctgtccctAACCCTgactttaatttttatttattttttttggaaatggtttttcttaTGCCTGTAATTTTTACTATGTCAAAGTTGATCAGATTGTAAGTTTCTAGGATTGTCAGCATTGTGATTGTCATATTCCGCCTCTTGcaagtaaaatattttaactGAATTTGAAGCAGTAAAAATGAACAGCTTATAAACATTACACTCAATGAATCTCGTTAGCTTGAGATCTGAAATTTCTCCCCATTCTGCTCTCCTTTCTAAATTATGTATGAATATCaatagggaaagaaaaaacttgaaagtcaaaagatagaagatagatcgcaagaagaaaaataactgCAGTACTACAAGTCCTCAGTAATGAAATCAAACATGTACATACCATAACACTAACCCGAAGGCTGGGTTACTAAAAGccaccaaaaaaatattcagtAATCCAagataaatttaagaaaaaaaaatttatctaagAAAAGACATATGGATTTGAGTATCTATCCGTTTCCATCTATTAATTCAAAAGTTCAAGAGATCTCTGTTTAACATTCTACACCCAGTTTTGTCGTCTA
The sequence above is a segment of the Telopea speciosissima isolate NSW1024214 ecotype Mountain lineage chromosome 7, Tspe_v1, whole genome shotgun sequence genome. Coding sequences within it:
- the LOC122669004 gene encoding uncharacterized protein LOC122669004; its protein translation is MSGLLRFGSLAPKMKNLIVAGSLTGFVFGVYFYTMRAVGGTDELQVAIDRFEGEKHKKETETSIS